In one window of Scyliorhinus canicula chromosome 17, sScyCan1.1, whole genome shotgun sequence DNA:
- the LOC119951369 gene encoding zinc finger protein 239-like isoform X2, whose translation MVICTMEKPWKCGDCGKEFNFPSKLEIHQRSHTGERPFNCSQCGKGFRQLSHLLTHQRVHIGEKPFTCSECGKGFSDVSTLQRHQRVHTGERPFICSECGKRFIQSSHLLEHQRVHTGERPFTCSVCGKGFSNSSHMLTHQRIHTGERSFTCTVCGKAFSRLFHLLTHQRVHSGEKPFTCSQCGRGFSDSSNLLTHRRVHTEERPFICSMCGKRFNHSRTKVGHQRVHNANHN comes from the exons ATGGTCATCTGCACAATGGAGAAAccttggaaatgtggggactgtgggaaggaattcaattTCCCATCAAAGCTGGAAAtccatcaacgcagtcacactggggagaggccattcaactgctctcaatgtgggaagggatttcgtcagttatcccacctgctgacacaccagcgtgttcacattggggagaagccgttcacttgctctgagtgtggaaagggattcagtgacgtatccaccctgcagagacaccagcgagtccacactggggagagaccgttcatctgctctgagtgtgggaagagattcattcagtcatcccacctactggaacaccaacgggttcacactggggaaaggccgttcacttgctctgtgtgtggaaagggattcagtaATTCATCTCACATGCtgacacatcagcgaattcacactggggagagatcaTTCACTTGCACTGTTTGTGGGAAAGCATTCTCTCGGTTATTCcacttgctgacacaccagcgagttcacagtggggaaaagcctttcacctgctctcagtgtgggaggggattcagtgattcatccaatcTGCTGACACACCgacgagttcacactgaggagagaccattcatctgctccatgtGTGGAAAGCGTTTCAATCATTCAAGAACTAAGGTtggacaccagcgagttcacaacg CAAATCACAATTGA
- the LOC119951369 gene encoding zinc finger protein 239-like isoform X1 — protein sequence MVICTMEKPWKCGDCGKEFNFPSKLEIHQRSHTGERPFNCSQCGKGFRQLSHLLTHQRVHIGEKPFTCSECGKGFSDVSTLQRHQRVHTGERPFICSECGKRFIQSSHLLEHQRVHTGERPFTCSVCGKGFSNSSHMLTHQRIHTGERSFTCTVCGKAFSRLFHLLTHQRVHSGEKPFTCSQCGRGFSDSSNLLTHRRVHTEERPFICSMCGKRFNHSRTKVGHQRVHNGERPFPCSMCGKRFTLLCYLQRHQHIHE from the coding sequence ATGGTCATCTGCACAATGGAGAAAccttggaaatgtggggactgtgggaaggaattcaattTCCCATCAAAGCTGGAAAtccatcaacgcagtcacactggggagaggccattcaactgctctcaatgtgggaagggatttcgtcagttatcccacctgctgacacaccagcgtgttcacattggggagaagccgttcacttgctctgagtgtggaaagggattcagtgacgtatccaccctgcagagacaccagcgagtccacactggggagagaccgttcatctgctctgagtgtgggaagagattcattcagtcatcccacctactggaacaccaacgggttcacactggggaaaggccgttcacttgctctgtgtgtggaaagggattcagtaATTCATCTCACATGCtgacacatcagcgaattcacactggggagagatcaTTCACTTGCACTGTTTGTGGGAAAGCATTCTCTCGGTTATTCcacttgctgacacaccagcgagttcacagtggggaaaagcctttcacctgctctcagtgtgggaggggattcagtgattcatccaatcTGCTGACACACCgacgagttcacactgaggagagaccattcatctgctccatgtGTGGAAAGCGTTTCAATCATTCAAGAACTAAGGTtggacaccagcgagttcacaacggTGAGAGACCGTTcccctgctccatgtgtgggaagagattcactctgtTATGttacctgcagagacaccagcacaTTCACGAGTGA